In Blautia wexlerae DSM 19850, a single window of DNA contains:
- a CDS encoding RNA polymerase sigma factor: protein MEDIKIIELFFNRDETAIQELSNKYSGYCYKIVWNLLNNHEDVEECLNDTWLAAWEYIPPRRPSVLSAYVGKIARGFAIDCFRKKQAAKRMDGHVADVCGEMDELSFSYVVDEKIAEKELIKIIENFLRKLSDSDRDIFIRRYWYLDSIKDIAKRHGVSQGCIKTNLCRNRKKLYRILKREVLI from the coding sequence GTGGAGGATATAAAAATTATCGAGTTGTTTTTTAACAGAGATGAAACGGCAATTCAGGAGTTAAGCAATAAGTATTCGGGTTATTGTTATAAAATTGTATGGAATCTTTTAAATAATCATGAGGATGTGGAAGAATGTTTAAATGATACGTGGCTTGCTGCGTGGGAATATATACCACCCAGGAGGCCGTCTGTATTATCTGCATATGTTGGAAAAATTGCACGAGGATTTGCAATTGATTGTTTTCGTAAAAAGCAGGCTGCGAAGCGCATGGATGGGCATGTTGCTGACGTTTGTGGTGAAATGGATGAATTAAGCTTTTCTTATGTAGTGGATGAAAAAATCGCGGAAAAAGAACTGATAAAAATCATAGAAAATTTTCTGAGAAAACTGTCAGATTCAGACAGGGATATTTTTATCAGGCGTTATTGGTATCTGGATTCCATAAAGGATATTGCGAAAAGACATGGCGTATCCCAAGGGTGTATTAAAACAAATTTATGCCGTAATCGAAAAAAACTATATCGTATTTTGAAACGTGAGGTGTTGATATGA
- a CDS encoding DUF4179 domain-containing protein, protein MKKYLDFSQEFGKVDEELIAEAGKPWTIKRGDIFRLYRRKIGQAAAILLAFITVAGNSHVQAAVKEFTTKIGELMGFSKDLSAYTEVINQVQTKSGISLTINEVILDNYSLIVSVKPDYEEKKKESLYLWINDEKTLINGKRYQSFSSTTRLMDLDSYTKYEMDTEMVLMQEYDGVELPAGETEIHLVLDVGSSAPISEKNRSENITEFVYDFTITAEQLKEQTIRKKMNMEISGGDGGNLILKELAMNDLHSRITALGVTPDDKWLNEYELKLKGTDSFGNPVSFEGAGFGPENELRFETSVFGDYEEGDVVDEDNFQMSLPDKNCQYLDLQLYQRKIRWDLQSAEQLDDEYYVQEKTDSDEIYSKENNYGWEPVGEKFRIQIDEDLDIADKIIGGAGEPTYIDLK, encoded by the coding sequence ATGAAAAAATACTTAGACTTTTCACAAGAGTTTGGAAAGGTTGATGAAGAACTGATAGCAGAAGCAGGAAAACCATGGACAATAAAGAGAGGCGATATTTTCAGGCTGTACAGGCGAAAAATCGGTCAGGCAGCAGCAATCCTTTTGGCTTTTATCACAGTGGCTGGTAATTCGCATGTTCAGGCGGCAGTTAAAGAATTTACTACAAAAATAGGAGAGCTGATGGGATTTTCCAAAGATTTGTCTGCCTATACAGAAGTGATAAATCAGGTACAGACAAAGAGTGGGATATCATTAACAATCAACGAAGTAATTTTGGATAATTATAGTTTGATTGTATCAGTAAAACCTGACTATGAAGAAAAAAAGAAAGAATCTCTATATTTATGGATTAATGATGAAAAAACATTGATTAATGGTAAGCGATATCAGAGTTTTAGCAGCACGACAAGGCTAATGGATTTGGACTCTTATACAAAATATGAGATGGATACAGAAATGGTTCTGATGCAGGAGTATGATGGTGTGGAACTGCCAGCTGGAGAAACAGAGATACATCTTGTTTTGGATGTGGGAAGTAGCGCGCCAATTTCTGAGAAAAATCGTTCTGAGAATATTACGGAGTTTGTTTATGACTTTACTATTACAGCAGAGCAATTAAAAGAGCAGACGATACGAAAGAAAATGAATATGGAAATTTCAGGTGGAGATGGAGGTAATCTGATTTTAAAGGAACTTGCGATGAACGATTTACATTCCAGGATTACGGCACTTGGGGTGACTCCGGATGATAAATGGCTTAATGAATATGAATTGAAACTGAAAGGCACAGATAGTTTTGGCAATCCAGTGAGTTTTGAAGGTGCAGGATTTGGACCGGAAAATGAATTGAGGTTCGAAACCAGTGTTTTTGGTGACTATGAAGAAGGCGATGTAGTTGATGAGGATAACTTCCAGATGTCGCTGCCAGACAAAAACTGTCAATATCTCGATTTACAATTGTATCAGAGAAAAATCCGGTGGGATTTACAATCAGCAGAACAACTGGATGATGAATATTATGTACAGGAAAAAACTGATTCTGACGAGATATATTCAAAAGAAAATAATTATGGATGGGAACCGGTTGGGGAGAAGTTTCGAATCCAAATAGATGAAGATTTAGATATTGCTGATAAAATTATTGGTGGTGCTGGTGAACCAACATATATAGATCTTAAGTAA
- a CDS encoding tyrosine-type recombinase/integrase produces the protein MVKNRNKESDEENNYVSLEGSTKNQKARTIELNKEAKYILQKIKYSRDSSLPDEFIVTTKTGKINTASNLEHRMKVIMKNVELQGVKGGLHIFRKTFATRMYESGARVEEIAAYIGDLESTTQKYYIAIRKKVVSNGEVRQVVKLPGIKEETTVA, from the coding sequence ATGGTAAAAAATCGAAATAAAGAATCTGATGAAGAAAACAACTATGTATCTCTGGAAGGTAGCACTAAGAATCAAAAGGCAAGAACGATAGAACTGAATAAAGAAGCAAAATATATCTTACAGAAAATAAAATACAGTCGGGACAGCAGTCTGCCAGATGAATTTATAGTGACCACAAAAACGGGAAAGATTAATACAGCTTCTAATTTAGAACACCGCATGAAAGTTATTATGAAAAATGTAGAATTACAGGGAGTTAAAGGTGGATTGCATATTTTCAGAAAAACATTTGCAACCAGAATGTATGAAAGTGGTGCACGAGTAGAGGAGATAGCTGCCTATATTGGTGATCTTGAGTCAACAACTCAAAAATATTATATTGCTATCCGTAAAAAGGTAGTTTCAAATGGAGAGGTACGACAGGTTGTTAAACTTCCCGGAATAAAAGAAGAGACAACTGTAGCGTAA
- a CDS encoding PD-(D/E)XK nuclease family transposase, producing the protein MLKIDACGNIKIEEVEDMLAGDDDYGTANRYSQTIELAADRARYDECAKKLLTYKAVIAWILKSCTKEFLQYSVKFICDNCLNENVELSEHAVHQDQLNRDERLNGDKRLDGLNTEANAVKDQTVYYDIRFKATLPESKEPVQLIINLEIQLNDTPGYPLVTRGFYYCARMISEQYGTVFTDEHYEKIQKVYSIWICPDPAKKRKNGIFRYHTVEDSVRGNSFVKSEAYDLMEVVILNLGDADESSDLEILDLLNVLFSTTATPEEKKKRLNDEFDIAMTAEFESEVRDMCNLSKALVEQGIEQGIERGIEQGIGKGIEQKNLSLAKMMIEGNEPIDKIAKYTGYGIDRIKEIAEQMKTPVSV; encoded by the coding sequence TTGCTGAAAATAGATGCTTGTGGTAACATAAAAATAGAAGAAGTAGAAGACATGCTTGCGGGAGATGATGATTATGGAACGGCAAACAGATATAGCCAGACAATAGAACTGGCGGCAGACAGAGCACGATATGATGAATGTGCGAAAAAATTGCTGACGTATAAAGCAGTTATTGCCTGGATTTTGAAGTCTTGTACAAAAGAGTTTTTGCAGTATAGCGTAAAATTTATCTGCGATAATTGTCTGAATGAAAATGTGGAGTTATCGGAACATGCAGTCCATCAGGATCAGCTGAATCGTGATGAAAGACTAAATGGCGATAAACGTTTGGATGGTTTAAACACAGAGGCAAATGCTGTCAAAGACCAGACAGTGTATTATGATATTCGTTTTAAAGCAACCCTGCCAGAGAGCAAAGAGCCGGTACAGCTTATTATAAATCTGGAGATTCAGTTAAATGATACACCGGGATATCCACTGGTAACAAGAGGTTTCTACTATTGTGCCAGAATGATTTCAGAGCAGTATGGAACGGTCTTTACAGATGAACATTATGAGAAGATACAGAAGGTATATAGTATCTGGATATGTCCTGATCCGGCGAAGAAAAGGAAGAATGGAATATTCAGATATCATACCGTTGAAGATTCTGTTCGTGGTAACTCGTTTGTGAAATCAGAAGCATATGACCTTATGGAAGTTGTCATACTTAATCTTGGTGATGCGGATGAAAGCAGTGATCTGGAAATTCTGGATTTGTTAAATGTGCTGTTTTCAACAACTGCAACACCAGAAGAAAAGAAGAAACGTTTAAATGATGAGTTTGATATTGCAATGACAGCAGAGTTTGAAAGTGAGGTGCGTGATATGTGTAATTTAAGTAAAGCACTTGTTGAGCAGGGCATTGAACAAGGCATTGAACGGGGAATCGAACAAGGTATTGGAAAAGGAATCGAACAGAAAAATTTATCATTGGCAAAAATGATGATTGAAGGTAACGAACCAATAGATAAGATTGCGAAATATACAGGATATGGAATTGACAGAATCAAGGAAATTGCAGAACAGATGAAAACACCTGTATCAGTATAA
- a CDS encoding AGE family epimerase/isomerase produces MKGKIKMENSGKKYQIDTEENKMFLGELQKNLLNFGKGFLSPGGSAYFLGDDGTPWKDRNRETWITCRMVHVYSMGIMLGDKESPALVHGAVHGLLEELKDRENGGWYPGITPDNKFLPDKQCYAHAFVLLAASSALLAGEKDAETLLKDALELFDKRFWDEKQGLTYDTWNTEFTVLDDYRGLNANMHTVEAFLAVADAIKEEKYRIRAGRIIDHVIGWASANDWRIPEHFTKEWKADLDCNKECPADRFKPYGATPGHGIEWARLIVQWAYSSYKDTPDSAEVYLKAAEKLYNRAVEDSWNVDGNPGIVYTTDWDGKPVVHDRMHWTLAEAINTSAVLWHITHKQKYAKDYEEFMRYLDDKVLDHKNGSWFHQLDENNNVIGTVWPGKSDVYHAFQSTWIPYGTPYISIASDVKQYMEVCHQ; encoded by the coding sequence GTGAAAGGTAAGATTAAGATGGAAAATTCGGGTAAAAAATATCAGATAGATACAGAAGAAAATAAAATGTTCTTAGGTGAATTGCAGAAAAATCTTTTAAATTTTGGAAAAGGATTTTTATCACCGGGAGGAAGTGCTTATTTCCTTGGGGATGATGGAACACCATGGAAAGACAGAAACAGAGAAACATGGATCACATGCCGTATGGTCCATGTATATAGTATGGGAATCATGCTTGGGGATAAAGAAAGTCCGGCACTGGTCCATGGTGCTGTACATGGATTACTGGAAGAACTGAAAGATCGTGAAAATGGAGGATGGTATCCGGGAATTACACCGGATAATAAATTCCTGCCAGATAAACAGTGTTATGCTCATGCATTTGTTCTTCTGGCTGCTTCTTCTGCTTTGCTGGCAGGAGAAAAAGATGCAGAAACTCTGCTTAAAGATGCATTGGAATTATTTGATAAACGGTTCTGGGATGAGAAACAGGGACTTACTTATGATACCTGGAATACAGAATTTACAGTTCTTGATGATTATCGCGGTCTTAACGCAAATATGCATACAGTAGAAGCGTTTCTGGCAGTAGCAGATGCAATAAAAGAAGAAAAGTACAGAATACGTGCAGGAAGAATTATAGATCATGTTATTGGATGGGCAAGCGCAAATGACTGGAGAATACCTGAACATTTTACAAAGGAATGGAAAGCTGATCTTGATTGCAATAAAGAATGTCCTGCTGATCGTTTTAAACCTTATGGAGCAACACCGGGCCATGGAATTGAGTGGGCCAGATTGATCGTGCAGTGGGCATATTCTTCTTATAAAGATACCCCTGATTCTGCAGAAGTATATTTAAAAGCTGCAGAGAAACTCTACAACAGAGCAGTTGAAGATTCCTGGAATGTGGATGGAAATCCTGGAATTGTGTATACGACTGACTGGGATGGAAAACCTGTTGTTCATGACAGAATGCATTGGACATTGGCAGAGGCAATCAATACATCAGCAGTCTTATGGCATATAACTCATAAGCAGAAATATGCAAAAGATTATGAAGAGTTTATGAGATACCTGGATGATAAGGTATTGGATCATAAAAATGGTTCCTGGTTTCATCAGTTAGATGAAAATAATAATGTGATAGGAACAGTATGGCCGGGAAAATCAGATGTATATCATGCTTTTCAGTCAACCTGGATCCCATATGGAACACCATATATATCAATTGCTTCAGATGTAAAACAGTATATGGAAGTATGCCATCAATAA
- a CDS encoding phosphoribosyltransferase: protein MNLENMTKIYARGDSRIQLKVIPGHFVTSQSHITHYLDLTTMKSRTAEAQNIAHELAANYEVSTPVDTIICMDGLEVIGAYLSEELTKAGIFSLNAHQTIYVITPESSNSGQIIFRDNFQPMIKGKNVLILNGSITTGSTLSKAIESILYYGGTIRGIAAIFSSVDSVASLPVYSIFNAKDIPDYHSYSSTKCPMCQRQQKIDAIVSSYGYSAL, encoded by the coding sequence ATGAATCTGGAAAACATGACAAAAATCTACGCCCGTGGTGACAGCCGCATTCAGCTGAAGGTAATTCCCGGACATTTCGTCACATCTCAGTCACATATCACTCACTATCTGGATCTTACAACTATGAAATCCAGAACTGCCGAAGCACAGAATATTGCTCACGAACTGGCTGCTAATTATGAAGTATCTACTCCTGTTGATACCATTATCTGTATGGACGGACTGGAAGTAATTGGCGCATATCTTTCTGAAGAACTTACCAAAGCCGGCATTTTTTCCCTGAATGCTCATCAGACGATCTACGTGATTACTCCTGAATCCAGCAATTCCGGACAGATTATCTTCCGTGATAATTTTCAGCCAATGATCAAGGGCAAAAATGTACTGATCCTCAATGGTTCGATTACCACAGGCTCTACTTTGTCCAAAGCAATCGAGAGCATTCTGTATTACGGAGGCACTATCAGAGGTATCGCAGCCATATTCAGCAGCGTAGACAGCGTGGCTTCTCTCCCTGTATATTCTATTTTTAACGCCAAAGATATACCGGACTATCATTCCTATTCATCTACAAAATGTCCAATGTGTCAGAGGCAGCAGAAAATCGATGCCATTGTCAGCAGCTACGGATATTCAGCTCTGTAA
- a CDS encoding response regulator transcription factor, whose amino-acid sequence MANILVCDDDKDIVEAISIYLEQEGYVIFKAYDGLEAINILRSQPVDLLIIDIMMPKLDGIRATLKIREENPLPIIILSAKSEDADKILGLNVGADDYVTKPFNPLELVARVKSQLRRYTRLGAAIPVENAHIYETGGLSINDDLKEVRVDGDVVKLTPIEYNILLLLMKNQGRVFSINQIYENIWNEEAVAADNTVAVHIRHIREKIEINPREPRYLKVVWGLGYKIEKI is encoded by the coding sequence GTGGCGAATATTCTGGTCTGCGATGATGATAAAGACATTGTAGAGGCAATCAGTATTTATCTGGAGCAGGAAGGGTATGTGATTTTTAAAGCATATGATGGTTTGGAAGCAATCAATATACTGCGCAGTCAGCCGGTGGATCTGCTGATCATAGATATTATGATGCCGAAGCTGGATGGCATCCGGGCTACTTTGAAGATAAGGGAAGAGAATCCTCTTCCGATCATTATTCTTTCTGCAAAATCAGAAGATGCAGATAAGATCCTTGGATTAAATGTAGGAGCAGATGATTATGTGACAAAACCTTTTAATCCGCTGGAACTGGTGGCAAGGGTGAAATCACAGCTTCGCAGATATACAAGGCTGGGAGCAGCAATACCTGTGGAGAATGCTCATATCTACGAGACAGGAGGTCTGAGTATAAATGATGACCTGAAGGAAGTCAGGGTGGACGGTGATGTGGTGAAGCTGACACCCATTGAGTACAATATCCTGCTTCTGCTGATGAAGAATCAGGGAAGGGTATTTTCCATTAATCAGATTTACGAAAACATCTGGAATGAGGAAGCGGTTGCTGCAGATAATACGGTGGCAGTGCATATCCGGCATATCAGAGAAAAAATTGAAATTAATCCAAGGGAGCCAAGATACCTGAAGGTTGTGTGGGGACTTGGGTATAAAATTGAAAAAATTTAA
- a CDS encoding sensor histidine kinase produces MKGKGYRSNVAKAVWIVIVHLAAVAAVICAAFFVMIYQTGIRLDDRGKSYIQSEGFRERLNSRGTDILESLSAKEDINYLTNAGSSAVIDLAEFKEKEINRDSLSELSFKNTSGVAYSVKDLLEWAQDWTGVGEGYDDVSLDDAGQFIQCKASDGSSYYFSLSDFKKLVTDGTLKVDYDQDIMEEYDDSYETKFAEKTENQKIDAAIELGYWSDSDSRSLGSITDKEHNTEYPEFYFCEIEEFTEKFKPQGAESLPDAVNSSTEWNGKLEDAYNELAKVLDCIRAVQDDINVSDCAISLTSVYHTSGDYEEGSTNLTYLFADKEKKTIYTNRKAYSSYSQLEQNLETIFKEKAYAVVYPELSKCVTNIPDADLQVWNHTIDQSFDTKDFVFAVSVDTKFSVADSMADEAENYEKYSKLMFPMLAGAVFGSVLWLIGMVWLTVTAGRKPKDEEIHLNGFDRWYTEIAAGTVIGIWLAGTIISGTLIANSSLGYSHAVVTVIVTCLICGTYTMAWFLLGYLSLIRRIKAGTLWKNSLIRKVLKWIGKCSGKLVDFARAFSRNTAEKIKVLLVGGAFLFLQFLIIGCGFTGAGVFLIILLIVDAAAVIFIIRKADGLDLIMDGLKKISDGELQYKIKTDTLTGKQKVMAEYINNIGSGLDAAVENSLKKERMQTELITNVSHDLKTPLTSIINYVDLMKRENPTDPKIQEYLRILDEKSQRLKVLTEDVVEASKASTGNIKLEMNDIDFVEMVQQVIGEFEEKFQEKNLTMMVHFTDEPSIIYADGQRMWRVLENVFGNVVKYAMEGTRVYAEISNRNKKVTFSLKNISAQPLNISADELTERFIRGDVARNTEGSGLGLSIAKSLTELQGGEFKLYLDGDLFKVMITFVAKNYSK; encoded by the coding sequence ATGAAGGGAAAAGGATACAGGAGCAATGTTGCCAAGGCGGTCTGGATCGTGATCGTACATCTGGCGGCTGTGGCAGCTGTGATATGTGCAGCATTTTTTGTAATGATTTATCAGACGGGAATCCGTCTGGATGACAGAGGGAAAAGTTACATTCAGTCAGAGGGATTCAGGGAGCGTCTGAATTCCAGAGGTACGGATATTCTGGAAAGTCTGTCAGCAAAAGAGGATATAAATTACCTTACAAACGCAGGTTCATCGGCAGTGATCGATCTGGCAGAATTTAAGGAAAAGGAAATCAACCGTGATTCGTTGAGTGAGCTTTCTTTTAAGAATACATCTGGCGTGGCATATTCTGTAAAAGATCTGCTGGAGTGGGCGCAGGACTGGACCGGAGTTGGAGAGGGATATGATGATGTAAGCCTTGACGATGCAGGGCAGTTTATCCAGTGTAAGGCCTCGGATGGCAGCAGTTATTATTTTTCCTTAAGTGATTTTAAGAAACTGGTGACAGATGGAACATTAAAGGTTGATTACGATCAGGATATCATGGAAGAGTATGATGATTCCTATGAGACAAAATTTGCAGAAAAAACAGAAAATCAGAAAATAGATGCTGCCATTGAACTGGGCTACTGGAGCGATTCGGATAGCCGAAGTCTGGGAAGTATTACAGATAAAGAACATAATACAGAATATCCGGAGTTTTATTTCTGTGAGATAGAGGAATTTACAGAGAAATTCAAGCCTCAGGGTGCGGAAAGTCTTCCGGATGCAGTCAATTCCAGTACGGAATGGAATGGAAAACTTGAGGATGCCTATAATGAGCTGGCCAAGGTCCTGGACTGTATCAGAGCTGTTCAGGATGATATAAATGTCAGTGACTGTGCCATATCACTTACGTCTGTATACCATACGTCCGGAGACTATGAGGAAGGGAGTACCAATCTCACATATCTTTTCGCAGATAAAGAGAAAAAGACAATCTATACAAACAGAAAAGCATACAGCAGCTATTCACAGCTGGAGCAGAACCTTGAGACAATATTTAAAGAAAAAGCATATGCAGTTGTTTACCCGGAATTAAGTAAGTGTGTGACAAATATTCCGGATGCAGATCTGCAGGTGTGGAATCATACCATTGATCAGAGCTTTGACACAAAGGATTTTGTGTTTGCAGTTTCGGTTGATACGAAATTTTCTGTGGCAGATTCCATGGCTGATGAGGCAGAGAACTATGAGAAATATTCAAAGCTTATGTTTCCGATGCTGGCAGGAGCGGTCTTCGGAAGTGTGCTCTGGCTGATCGGTATGGTGTGGCTGACTGTGACTGCAGGAAGGAAACCGAAGGATGAAGAAATCCATCTGAACGGATTTGACAGATGGTATACAGAAATTGCGGCAGGAACAGTAATCGGTATATGGCTGGCAGGAACGATCATATCGGGAACTTTGATCGCCAACTCATCATTGGGTTACAGTCATGCGGTGGTGACAGTGATTGTTACCTGTCTCATATGTGGAACTTATACAATGGCATGGTTTCTGCTCGGGTATCTCAGTCTGATAAGAAGAATAAAAGCAGGTACCTTATGGAAAAACAGTCTGATTAGAAAAGTTCTGAAATGGATTGGAAAATGCAGTGGGAAGCTTGTCGATTTTGCCAGAGCTTTTTCCAGAAATACAGCAGAAAAAATAAAAGTTCTGCTTGTGGGAGGAGCATTTTTATTCTTGCAGTTCCTGATTATTGGTTGCGGATTCACAGGTGCAGGAGTATTCCTGATAATATTACTGATCGTAGATGCGGCTGCTGTGATTTTTATCATCAGAAAAGCGGATGGGCTGGATCTTATTATGGATGGTCTGAAGAAAATAAGCGATGGAGAACTGCAATATAAGATCAAAACAGATACACTTACAGGAAAACAGAAGGTGATGGCAGAATATATTAACAATATTGGCAGTGGTCTGGATGCTGCTGTGGAGAACAGCCTGAAAAAGGAAAGAATGCAGACAGAGCTGATCACAAATGTTTCCCATGACCTGAAAACGCCTCTGACTTCCATTATTAATTATGTAGATCTGATGAAACGGGAAAATCCGACAGATCCGAAAATACAGGAATACTTACGCATCCTGGATGAGAAATCCCAGAGACTGAAGGTGCTCACAGAGGATGTGGTAGAGGCATCCAAGGCAAGCACCGGAAACATCAAGCTGGAGATGAATGATATTGATTTTGTGGAAATGGTGCAGCAGGTGATCGGAGAATTTGAAGAGAAATTCCAGGAGAAGAATCTGACTATGATGGTACATTTCACAGACGAACCGTCCATTATCTACGCAGACGGCCAGAGAATGTGGCGTGTTCTGGAAAATGTATTCGGTAATGTTGTGAAGTACGCAATGGAAGGTACCAGAGTTTATGCAGAAATCAGCAACAGAAATAAAAAAGTAACTTTTTCTCTGAAAAATATTTCAGCACAGCCCTTGAATATCTCTGCGGATGAACTGACAGAACGGTTTATCAGAGGAGATGTGGCGAGAAATACAGAAGGAAGCGGATTGGGATTATCTATCGCAAAGAGCCTGACAGAGCTGCAGGGCGGTGAGTTTAAGCTGTATCTGGATGGGGATCTGTTTAAGGTAATGATCACATTTGTAGCAAAGAATTACAGTAAATAA
- a CDS encoding acyl-[acyl-carrier-protein] thioesterase, with amino-acid sequence MNYSFNSRVRYSETGENGKLTLPGVLNYFQDCCTFHAESVGLGGDVLKARDRAWVLSSWQVIVDEYPAMGTEIRITTAPYDFKGFMGMRNFTIETMDGKKLAWANSNWTHLAISTGIPVRLTPADTDNYILGEKLEMDYAPRKIKLPDDMTSQESFTVQKHHLDTNHHVNNCQYICMAEDFLPEDFKVYQMRAEYKMQAKLGDIICPKAKAETGKVIVSLDDTDGKAYAIIEFQQK; translated from the coding sequence ATGAATTATAGTTTTAACAGCAGAGTCAGATACAGTGAGACAGGTGAGAACGGCAAACTGACATTACCGGGTGTTTTGAATTATTTTCAGGATTGCTGTACATTTCATGCGGAGTCGGTCGGGCTTGGAGGAGACGTGCTGAAGGCAAGAGACAGAGCGTGGGTTCTTTCTTCCTGGCAGGTAATTGTGGATGAATATCCTGCTATGGGAACGGAAATCAGGATCACGACAGCACCTTATGATTTCAAAGGATTCATGGGTATGCGTAATTTCACCATAGAAACAATGGATGGGAAGAAGCTTGCCTGGGCGAACTCCAACTGGACACATCTGGCCATCAGTACAGGGATTCCGGTGAGATTGACACCTGCAGATACAGACAATTACATACTCGGCGAAAAGCTGGAAATGGATTATGCACCGAGGAAAATCAAACTTCCGGATGACATGACTTCACAGGAATCATTCACAGTGCAGAAGCATCATCTTGACACTAATCATCATGTAAACAACTGTCAGTATATCTGTATGGCAGAAGATTTCCTGCCGGAAGATTTCAAAGTATACCAGATGCGTGCAGAGTATAAGATGCAGGCAAAACTTGGAGATATAATCTGCCCGAAAGCAAAAGCAGAAACAGGAAAGGTGATTGTATCGCTTGATGATACAGACGGAAAAGCATACGCAATTATAGAATTTCAGCAAAAATAA
- the rhaD gene encoding rhamnulose-1-phosphate aldolase yields the protein MKILESKFVQGFIKMANDGYLQGWHERNGGNLSYRLKPEEVEMIRPRLNAPGEWIPIGVEVPGLAGEFFLVTGSGKYFRNIIVDPEVCLAIIELDETGMNYRIRWGLVEGGRPTSELPTHLMNHEVKKKLTNGKHRVIYHAHTTNTIALTFVLPLDDKIFTRELWESATECPVVFPDGVGVVGWMVPGGREIAIRTAELMKKYDVVIWAHHGMFCSGEDFDLTFGLLHTVEKSAEILVKILSMTPNKLQTITPDNFRSLAKDFKVSLPEEFLYEKQ from the coding sequence ATGAAAATTCTGGAATCTAAATTTGTACAGGGATTTATCAAAATGGCAAATGACGGTTATCTTCAGGGATGGCATGAGAGAAACGGCGGAAACTTAAGCTATCGTCTGAAACCGGAGGAAGTAGAGATGATTCGTCCCCGTCTGAATGCACCTGGAGAATGGATACCGATCGGGGTAGAGGTTCCGGGATTAGCAGGAGAGTTTTTCCTTGTAACGGGAAGCGGTAAATATTTCAGAAATATTATCGTGGATCCGGAAGTATGTCTTGCGATCATTGAATTGGATGAGACAGGAATGAATTACAGAATCCGCTGGGGCCTGGTTGAGGGCGGCAGACCTACCAGTGAGCTTCCGACTCATCTGATGAATCATGAAGTGAAGAAGAAACTGACAAACGGAAAACATCGTGTTATTTATCATGCACATACGACAAATACAATTGCTCTGACATTTGTTCTGCCACTGGATGATAAGATCTTTACAAGAGAGTTATGGGAATCTGCTACAGAGTGTCCGGTTGTATTCCCGGACGGCGTAGGTGTTGTCGGCTGGATGGTACCGGGTGGAAGAGAAATTGCCATAAGAACAGCAGAATTAATGAAGAAATATGATGTTGTTATCTGGGCACATCATGGAATGTTCTGCTCAGGTGAAGATTTTGACCTGACATTTGGTCTGCTCCATACGGTAGAAAAATCTGCAGAGATCCTGGTGAAGATTCTTTCTATGACTCCAAATAAACTTCAGACTATTACACCGGACAATTTCCGTTCACTTGCAAAAGATTTCAAAGTAAGCCTGCCGGAAGAATTTCTGTATGAGAAACAGTAA